One segment of Vibrio gazogenes DNA contains the following:
- the trpD gene encoding anthranilate phosphoribosyltransferase produces the protein MQPIIDKLFSQVSLSQQEAHTLFSQIIQGEMAPVLMAAMLTALKLKGETPEEISGAVQALLDNATPFPRPDYDFADIVGTGGDGANTFNISTTSAFVAAACGVKVAKHGNRGVSSKSGSSDLLDAFGIDLAMTPQATREALDELGVAFLFAPQYHGGVRHAMPVRQTLKTRTIFNILGPLINPARPNIELMGVYDPNLIQPIAQTMLKIGMKRAAVVHGSGLDEVAIHGPTRVAEIRDQTITEYLLTPEDFGLKTYPLSAIQGGTPEDNRQLIENLLTGKGTEAQMAAVAVNVALLLRLFGREDLKANAQQAIDIMKSGQAFQRVRQLAQRS, from the coding sequence ATGCAACCAATCATTGATAAACTGTTCTCACAGGTTTCATTATCTCAACAAGAAGCCCATACCCTCTTTAGTCAAATTATTCAGGGTGAAATGGCCCCGGTTCTGATGGCTGCAATGTTAACGGCTCTGAAGCTCAAGGGTGAAACCCCTGAGGAAATCTCCGGGGCCGTGCAGGCATTGCTGGACAATGCCACGCCATTCCCTCGCCCTGACTACGATTTTGCTGATATTGTCGGCACGGGTGGCGACGGTGCAAATACCTTTAATATTTCCACGACCTCGGCATTTGTCGCAGCAGCCTGCGGTGTCAAAGTCGCCAAGCATGGTAACCGAGGCGTCTCAAGCAAATCCGGATCTTCTGACCTGCTGGATGCATTCGGTATTGATCTGGCGATGACGCCTCAGGCAACCCGCGAAGCGCTGGACGAGCTGGGAGTCGCTTTTCTGTTTGCACCGCAGTACCATGGTGGCGTCCGGCACGCGATGCCTGTGCGTCAAACATTGAAAACCCGAACGATCTTCAATATTCTCGGTCCACTCATTAATCCGGCACGGCCGAATATCGAACTGATGGGCGTTTACGATCCAAACCTCATTCAGCCGATTGCTCAGACCATGCTAAAAATAGGGATGAAGCGCGCGGCGGTGGTCCATGGTTCCGGACTGGATGAAGTCGCCATTCATGGTCCGACACGAGTGGCAGAGATACGCGATCAAACGATCACTGAATATCTGTTAACGCCTGAAGACTTCGGATTAAAAACGTATCCTTTATCAGCCATTCAGGGTGGAACGCCTGAAGACAATCGTCAGCTAATTGAAAATCTGTTAACGGGCAAAGGTACAGAGGCACAAATGGCGGCTGTTGCAGTGAATGTGGCACTGTTACTTCGTCTGTTCGGTCGCGAAGATTTAAAAGCCAATGCCCAACAAGCAATTGATATCATGAAATCAGGACAAGCATTCCAACGAGTCCGTCAACTTGCACAGCGGAGCTAA
- a CDS encoding aminodeoxychorismate/anthranilate synthase component II, giving the protein MANLIFIDNFDSFTYNLVDQFRSLGHQVTIYRNNIETAQIMATLKRTENPVVVLSPGPGAPSEAGCMPELLQQLIGQIPVIGICLGHQAIVEAYGGRVAGAGEIVHGKVSLMAHQGHTVYQGLPSPMTVARYHSLIALEIPEALTVTAEVDGLTMSVIHEQHKVCGFQFHPESIMTTYGEKLLANTIEWALQES; this is encoded by the coding sequence ATGGCTAATCTTATTTTTATCGACAATTTTGATTCATTTACCTACAACCTTGTCGATCAATTCCGTTCACTCGGACATCAGGTCACCATTTATCGCAATAATATCGAAACCGCGCAAATCATGGCGACGCTCAAGCGGACGGAAAACCCTGTCGTTGTTCTTTCTCCGGGCCCGGGCGCACCTTCCGAAGCTGGCTGTATGCCCGAGTTATTGCAACAGCTCATCGGTCAGATACCGGTGATTGGCATCTGTTTGGGCCATCAGGCAATCGTTGAAGCCTACGGTGGCCGGGTTGCAGGCGCAGGTGAAATCGTTCACGGCAAAGTCTCGCTCATGGCGCATCAAGGACATACCGTTTATCAAGGTTTACCGTCACCGATGACCGTTGCCAGATATCACTCTTTGATTGCTTTAGAGATACCGGAAGCATTGACCGTGACCGCTGAAGTGGATGGTTTAACCATGTCGGTCATTCATGAACAGCACAAAGTCTGCGGATTTCAATTTCATCCGGAATCGATCATGACCACTTATGGCGAGAAATTACTGGCAAATACGATTGAATGGGCGCTTCAAGAAAGTTAA